One genomic region from Colletotrichum lupini chromosome 7, complete sequence encodes:
- a CDS encoding fungal specific transcription factor domain-containing protein, whose product MNCYLDSENCVVTGRASRFRRAQQRDGVDNAEGAYPQYDAEAGEQLLVVDPITATSDDSRPVPSNESDAQPQTCNHSHGDDMTIPTVTERPKSPVVNDSHAQNEQPKPSRHHARPSVASTSTYEAYPSNSLPLNNQPFTTPYTAGQQNTMGIDVTYSFYPFLTLGNLHGIPPQDVNYLELQGCLRVPTRAILDEFVQQYFLHVHPLLPMIHEGDFWDLYCVNPTSYVPGEKLSLLVFQAMLFACCNFVSRQTIKTLGFPTVRACRAAFYRRAKLLYDLESESSPLAISQASLLLSFWSSPTSPAFRKSNTAWLSIAIQNAKMVEAHHYATRTASPKKRNLLKRLWWCCIIRDRIVGLGLRRSLQITRSHFTFDANESLGYSDLADEIERSRVYNPGTKRCLAEILEQLVELCVVLTDILILVFPLDDRPGWGREMRAEEQDKVRVCKVALQRWYKGVTMRFPVFGGGSVARMKAPGNEFQHDSVILYTNLMYMYYHSSRVVLSHHEVLHLAITAAAPSFNAIPTSDLIIIGENRHELQDAASGVTECLKELIHLRLARWLPISAVACTALPLVLHILDVKLSASSRSFDPNTQSALKQHRLNILIEAMKTYQPQYDGVDWVSETIRHIVNLAQIESPAPGDSANATPGGAVIADWTDILASQPSSYLRLALTMDLSLSKGRLPEDGDFPVSLRGLFTGGFNPLKALLERKRNESRDASRDTSGGSSEPAEHATDRMTDFDAAAMRVNLFRMQPPGTVTAIPSDEDSTSPTSAGSHSQDSVTDDTSPRTGAEYQSSCDVNMADRPPSEGIDGLAAEVLAAFPLDDQSANVAAGDFDGMYFDGMPGHDGPGGWIETAWNELTQHSAAPGSGEDRGDRDTARVLLDALREGELAECAA is encoded by the exons ATGAACTGCTATCTCGACAGTGAGAACTGTGTAGTTACTGGGCGCGCGTCACGTTT TCGAAGAGCGCAACAAAGAGATGGCGTCGACAATGCGGAAGGCGCATATCCGCAGTACGACGCAGAGGCCGGCGAGCAACTTCTTGTCGTAGATCCCATCACAGCAACGAGTGACGACTCTCGGCCGGTTCCCTCAAACGAATCAGACGCCCAGCCCCAAACCTGCAACCATTCACACGGCGACGACATGACAATACCAACAGTCACCGAAAGACCAAAGAGCCCGGTGGTTAATGATAGCCATGCCCAGAATGAGCAACCAAAGCCAAGCCGTCACCACGCCAGGCCTTCAGTAGCATCAACGAGCACGTACGAAGCTTATCCTTCCAATTCTCTGCCCTTGAACAATCAGCCATTTACGACGCCATATACCGCTGGCCAACAGAACACAATGGGGATAGACGTAACATACTCCTTTTACCCATTCTTGACATTGGGCAATCTTCACGGAATACCACCACAGGATGTGAACTATTTGGAGCTCCAGGGATGTCTTAGGGTGCCAACACGCGCCATACTCGACGAGTTTGTTCAGCAATACTTCCTGCATGTTCACCCATTGCTGCCAATGATCCATGAGGGCGACTTTTGGGATCTCTACTGCGTGAATCCTACCAGTTACGTACCTGGCGAAAAGCTCTCACTGCTTGTCTTCCAGGCAATGCTGTTCGCTTGTTGCAAC TTCGTCTCCCGCCAGACCATTAAGACCCTTGGCTTTCCGACCGTTCGAGCCTGTCGCGCCGCTTTTTATAGACGTGCCAAGCTTCTTTACGACCTCGAATCCGAATCGTCACCCCTCGCAATTTCACAGGCttccctcctcctctcctTCTGGTCTTCGCCTACCTCCCCGGCATTCCGCAAATCAAATACAGCCTGGCTCTCCATCGCGATTCAAAATGCGAAAATGGTCGAAGCCCATCACTACGCCACGCGCACGGCATCTCCCAAGAAGCGCAACCTCCTCAAGCGTCTCTGGTGGTGCTGTATCATTCGCGATCGAATTGTCGGCCTAGGTCTCCGCCGCAGTCTGCAGATCACGCGGAGTCATTTCACTTTTGATGCGAATGAAAGTCTTGGGTATTCAGACTTGGCTGATGAGATTGAGAGGAGCAGGGTGTATAACCCAGGCACAAAACGGTGCTTGGCTGAGATCTTGGAGCAACTGGTGGAGCTGTGCGTTGTGCTGACCGATATCCTGATCCTGGTTTTCCCGCTAGACGACAGGCCGGGTTGGGGCAGAGAGATGCGAGCCGAAGAACAGGACAAGGTGCGAGTATGTAAAGTTGCGCTACAGAGATGGTATAAGGGTGTGACGATGCGGTTTCCCGTGTTTGGTGGCGGTTCCGTCGCGAGGATGAAGGCACCAGGGAACGAGTTCCAACACGACTCAGTGATATTGTACACCAATTTGATGTACATGTACTATCA TTCCTCTCGAGTGGTTCTCAGTCACCACGAAGTCCTGCACCTCGCCATCACCGCCGCAGCGCCATCTTTCAACGCAATCCCGACATCCGATCTCATCATCATCGGAGAGAACCGACACGAGCTTCAGGATGCCGCTTCCGGGGTAACAGAGTGTCTCAAGGAACTCATCCACCTTCGACTCGCACGCTGGCTGCCCATCAGTGCCGTAGCCTGTACCGCTTTGCCGCTGGTCCTGCACATCCTTGACGTGAAGCTATCGGCATCCTCACGATCCTTCGACCCCAACACACAATCGGCGCTTAAGCAACATCGCCTCAACATTCTCATAGAAGCTATGAAAACCTACCAACCACAATACGACGGCGTCGACTGGGTCAGCGAGACGATTCGACACATTGTTAATCTAGCGCAAATTGAATCGCCAGCACCAGGGGATTCCGCAAACGCAACCCCCGGCGGCGCAGTCATCGCAGACTGGACCGACATCCTCGCCTCCCAGCCAAGCTCCTATCTCCGCCTAGCCCTGACGATGGACCTCTCCCTCAGCAAAGGACGGCTGCCCGAAGACGGAGACTTCCCAGTTAGCCTCCGAGGTCTCTTCACGGGCGGCTTCAATCCGCTCAAGGCGCTCCTCGAACGCAAGAGGAACGAAAGTAGGGACGCCAGCAGGGATACGAGCGGAGGGTCCTCCGAGCCTGCAGAGCACGCCACGGATCGCATGACGGACTTTGACGCCGCAGCAATGCGAGTAAACCTGTTCCGAATGCAGCCGCCGGGCACCGTGACAGCCATCCCGTCAGACGAGGACTCCACCTCGCCGACATCAGCGGGCAGCCACAGCCAGGACAGCGTCACGGACGACACATCACCGCGCACCGGGGCGGAATACCAAAGCAGCTGCGACGTCAACATGGCAGATCGCCCGCCGTCGGAGGGCATCGACGGTCTGGCTGCCGAGGTTCTTGCCGCGTTTCCGCTAGATGATCAGTCTGCGAACGTAGCTGCGGGCGACTTTGATGGCATGTACTTTGACGGGATGCCGGGGCATGACGGGCCCGGCGGGTGGATCGAGACGGCGTGGAATGAGCTTACGCAGCATTCCGCTGCACCTGGGTCTGGCGAGGATCGCGGGGACAGGGATACGGCAAGAGTGCTGCTTGATGCGTTGAGGGAAGGGGAGCTGGCGGAGTGTGCCGCTTGA
- a CDS encoding cornichon protein, whose protein sequence is MSGEAWLYLFAVLINAVNLFLQVFFTIMYSDLECDYINPIDLCNRLNTYIIPEAAVHGFLTFMFLINGYWVPLILNLPLVAYNVKKIVDNTHLLDATEIFRKLNVHKKESFVKLGFHLIMFFFYLYSMIVALIRDESS, encoded by the exons ATGTCCGGCGAAGCGTGGTTATACCTCTTCGCGGTGCTGATAAATGCCGTCAACCTCTTCCTTCAAGTCTTCTTCACCATCATGTACAGCGATCTGGAATG CGACTACATCAACCCCATTGACCTCTGCAACCGCCTCAACACCTACATCATCCCCGAAGCTGCCGTCCATGGATTCCTGACCTTTATGTTCCTGATCAATGGATACTGGGTACCTTTGATCCTGAACCTGCCGCTCGTAGCCTACAATGTCAAGAA GATTGTCGACAACACCCACTTGTTGGATGCTACCGAGATCTTCCGCAAGCTGAATGTCCACAAGAAG GAATCGTTTGTGAAGCTCGGCTTCCACCTGATCATGTTCTTCTTCTACCTCTACAGCATGATTGTCGCCCTCATCCGCGACGAGTCCTCTTAA
- a CDS encoding proclavaminate amidinohydrolase, translated as MYTSSFFPISLLFLHVHGGATWKVPHQAFDNIQLSHGHQVPLSAENDDDLNIYGATSFAGLRTFANLPFVDCFSDENAEGHKYDIAVFGASHDTTTTGRPGARFGPPAIRSGSQRQSPGEWSVYTGRNPLQDWATITKPTPLSDVLLGHLLDHELMKERKVISGRPAANSSVSTTPRILTLGGDHTTTLSALRSTYQRWGPVSVIHFDSHIDTWDPLVLGGGISDYAGLNHGTFLHIAHEENLILNTSIHAGIRAPLIRRKGDLRNDVRCGFEIVTARDLDKLGAKGVISKLKERVGDSRVYISVDIDVLDPAFAPATGTAEPGGWSTRELLTILDGLEGLSIVGADVVEVAPAYDNNGETTVLAAAEIAYSLIDLMVVKPVQ; from the exons ATGTATACTTCATCGTTTTTTCCTATTTCCCTCCTGTTCCTCCATGTCCATGGCGGGGCTACTTGGAAAGTCCCCCACCAAGCATTTGACAACATCCAGTTATCTCATGGTCATCAAGTGCCATTAAGCGCAGAGAATGACGATGATCTGAATATCTATGGCGCTACATCGTTTGCCGGGCTGAGAACTTTTGCCAACTTGCCCTTCGTAGATTGCTTCTCTGACGAAAATGCGGAGGGTCATAAGTATGACATTGCGGTCTTTGGTGCGTCACACGACACG ACTACCACTGGCCGGCCGGGAGCTCGCTTTGGTCCACCTGCCATTCGAAGCGGCAGTCAAAGACAGTCGCCGGGAGAATGGAGCGTGTACACGG GAAGAAACCCTCTGCAAGACTGGGCGACAATT ACAAAGCCCACACCGTTGAGTGATGTTCTGCTGGGCCATCTCTTGGACCATGAGCTGATGAAGGAGCGAAAGGTCATTTCTGGGAGACCAGCAGCGAACTCGTCGGTATCAACCACGCCTAGAATACTCACGCTTGGAGGAGACCACACGACGACCCTGTCTGCTTTGCGGTCGACCTACCAGAGATGGGGTCCCGTTTCAGTCATTCACTTTGACAGTCACATCG ACACTTGGGATCCATTGGTCTTGG GTGGTGGAATCTCCGACTACGC AGGCCTCAACCATGGAACATTCCTTCATATTGCCCACGAAGAA AATCTGATCTTGAATACCTCGATCCACGCGGGTATCAGAGCCCCGTTGATCCGAAGAAAGGGTGACCTGCGCAATGACGTCCGATGTGGTTTCGAGATTGTCACCGCACGCGACTTGGATAAGCTTGGAGCCAAAGGAGTCATCTCGAAGCTTAAGGAGCGAGTCGGCGACTCTCGAGTATACATCAGCGTTGATATTGACGTGCTTGATCCGGCTTTTGCGCCTG CAACTGGCACTGCCGAGCCTGGTGGCTGGTCTACGAGGGAGCTTCTAACCATACTCGATGGCCTCGAGGGACTCTCCATTGTGGGTGCTGACGTAGTTGAGGTCGCGCCCGCGTACGATAATAACGGGGAAACCACTGTTCTCGCCGCGGCCGAGATTGCTTATTCATTGATCGATCTTATGGTTGTCAAGCCTGTCCAGTAA
- a CDS encoding methionine aminopeptidase: protein MTEPPAKKMCLGVDCPNEAGTLQCPTCLKLGIKGSFFCSQDCFKKNWGNHKSMHKSEQSILHHVLPPKVVSKPDPETGVFNPFPTYPFTGPLRPVYPLSERRTVPKHIPHPDWWKDGIPKYPRSILNRNKVDILDAKGIAGMRKVCRLAREVLDIAAAAVKPGITTDYIDEIVHKACIERNAYPSPLNYNHFPKSVCTSLNEVICHGIPDQRVLLDGDILNIDVTLFFEGYHGDLNETYYVGDRAKADPDAVRVVEASRDCLDAAIAAVKPGTLIREFGNIIEKIAKERNCSVIRTYCGHGINSLFHCPPNVPHYAKNKTVGECKPGMTFTIEPMIALGKYRDVTWPDNWTSTTIDGKKTAQFEHTLLVTEDGVEVLTARTATSPGGKVPMPGTNGEEKETTA from the exons ATGACTGAACCTCCCGCGAAGAAGATGTGCCTCGGCGTCGACTGCCCCAACGAGGCTGGCACCCTCCAGTGCCCGACCTGCTTGAAGCTCGGAATCAAGGGCAGCTTCTTCTGCTCGCAGGACTGCTTCAAGAAGAACTGG GGAAACCACAAGTCCATGCACAAGTCTGAACAGAGTATACTTCACCATGTCCTCCCGCCAAAGGTCGTCTCTAAACCAGATCCAGAGACAGGTGTATTCAACCCATTCCCGACGTACCCCTTCACCGGACCCCTCCGACCCGTCTACCCTCTGTCCGAACGCCGTACCGTCCCCAAGCACATTCCCCACCCCGACTGGTGGAAGGATGGTATCCCCAAGTACCCGAGAAGCATCCTGAACAGGAACAAGGTCGACATACTGGACGCCAAGGGAATCGCCGGCATGCGCAAGGTCTGCCGCCTGGCGCGTGAGGTTCTCGAcattgccgccgccgccgtcaagCCCGGCATCACGACGGACTACATTGACGAGATTGTCCACAAGGCCTGCATAGAGCGCAAC GCCTACCCGTCGCCCCTGAACTACAACCACTTCCCCAAGTCCGTATGCACATCCCTCAACGAGGTCATCTGCCACGGTATCCCCGACCAGCGCGTGCTCCTCGACGGCGACATCCTCAACATCGACGTCACCCTCTTCTTCGAGGGCTACCACGGCGACCTCAACGAGACGTACTACGTCGGCGACCGCGCCAAGGCCGACCCGGACGCGGTCCGCGTCGTGGAAGCTTCCCGCGACTGTCTCGACGCCGCCATCGCCGCCGTCAAGCCCGGCACGCTCATCCGCGAGTTTGGCAACATTATCGAAAAGATTGCAAAGGAGAGGAACTGCAGCGTCATCCGCACGTACTGTGGCCACGGCATCAACTCGCTGTTCCACTGCCCGCCCAACGTCCCCCACTACGCCAAGAACAAGACGGTGGGAGAGTGCAAGCCCGGCATGACGTTCACTATCGAGCCCATGATTGCGCTGGGCAAGTACCGCGATGTCACTTGGCCCGACAACTGGACGAGCACGACGATCGACGGCAAGAAGACTGCGCAATTTG AGCACACTCTTCTTGTGACTGAGGACGGAGTCGAGGTCCTCACAGCTAGAACGGCCACGTCGCCTGGCGGCAAGGTGCCGATGCCCGGAACGAACGGCGAAGAGAAGGAGACCACCGCATAA
- a CDS encoding WD repeat domain-containing protein, with the protein MVEEGMKERNGRETGYDAKDQIPSCLLYVVTRPADTLESSRSETADPKGSSPNSNPDIRSRDTNFLLPRPGTPAASCDQTLRFCDTNKTTHSLFKSLATDETTAPKMSGFGDYPPNMAPQDALVVRQEAEPDHAVVPYTGEDLARPRVGPANPFKDESAMTLKRKNVLTGRAEETYISEHTFRSKHRAVERKGGPEREYQTGAAVKEENARIRSGREGKGDATIVEGDGAYLGPWARYRREEYEVVGEGEALASDEEYEEVTDDGEDDDVVESGTVLRAPEAALARRKEVEAMGEETTTFHGAEETDYQGRTYMHVPQDLDVDLRKEAGSVTNYIPKKQIHAWKDHTKAVTALRFFPGSGHLLLSASADSTVKIWDVYHERSLLRTFSGHAKAVSDATFNNDGTRFLSASFDRQIKLWDTETGTCLSRFSTGKTPHVVRFNPSAEHAHEFVAGMSDKKIVQWDTRAGNEIVQEYDHHLAAINTITFVDEGRRFMTTSDDKSLRAWDYNIPVPIKYIAEPYMYPMTRAAPHPSGKYVAFQSSDNQIVVYGANDKFRQNRKKSYRGHNNAGTAIDVSVSPDGQFLASGDTQGFVCFWDWKTCKMYHKLKAGDQAVTCVAWHPQETSKFVSAGAEGDIRYWD; encoded by the exons ATGGTGGAGGAGGGCATGAAGGAACGAAATGGGCGGGAGACGGGTTACGATGCGAAAGACCAAATACCTAGCTGTTTACTTTATGTTGTCACCAGGCCGGCTG ACACCCTTGAGT CTTCGAGGTCGGAAACCGCAGATCCCAAGGGTAGCTCCCCGAATTCAAATCCTGACATCAGATCACGTGACACCAACTTTTTGCTGCCACGACCAGGAACACCAGCGGCCAGTTGCGACCAAACATTGCGATTCTGCGACACCAACAAAACCACTCACTCACTGTTCAAATCTCTCGCGACGGACGAGACGACAGCACCCAAGATGTCGGGCTTCGGAGACTACCCGCCCAACATGGCGCCCCAGGATGCGCTCGTCGTGCGGCAAGAAGCCGAGCCCGATCACGCAGTCGTCCCCTACACCGGCGAAGACCTCGCCCGACCGCGCGTCGGCCCCGCGAACCCCTTTAAAGACGAATCCGCCATGACGTTGAAGCGCAAGAATGTTCTCACCGGCCGGGCGGAGGAGACGTACATTTCAGAACACACCTTCCGCAGCAAACACCGCGCCGTCGAGCGGAAAGGCGGGCCCGAACGAGAGTACCAGACGGGCGCGGCCGTGAAAGAGGAGAACGCGCGGATACGGTCCGGTCGCGAGGGCAAAGGCGACGCGACGATCGTTGAAGGTGACGGTGCGTACCTGGGTCCCTGGGCGCGGTACCGTCGCGAAGAGTACGAAGTCGTCGGCGAGGGCGAGGCGCTGGCCAGCGACGAGGAGTACGAGGAGGTGACGGACGACGGCGAGGACGACGACGTGGTGGAGAGTGGGACGGTGCTGCGCGCGCCCGAGGCGGCGCTGGCGCGGAGGAAGGAGGTGGAGGCCATGGGCGAGGAGACGACAACGTTCCACGGCGCCGAGGAGACGGACTACCAGGGCCGGACGTACATGCACGTCCCGCAGGACCTCGACGTCGACCTGCGCAAGGAGGCCGGCAGCGTGACGAATTACATCCCCAAGAAGCAGATCCACGCGTGGAAGGACCACACGAAAGCCGTCACGGCGCTGCGGTTCTTCCCCGGGTCAGGACACTTGTTGTTGTCTGCCTCTGCGGACAGCACGGTCAAGATTTGGGACGTCTATCACGAGCGGTCGCTGCTGCGGACGTTTTCGGGCCACGCCAAGGCGGTGTCGGACGCGACGTTCAACAACGACGGCACGCGGTTCTTGTCGGCCAGCTTTGATCGGCAGATTAAGCTGTGGGACACGGAGACGGGCACGTGTCTGAGCCGGTTCTCGACGGGCAAGACGCCGCATGTGGTGCGGTTTAACCCGTCGGCGGAGCACGCTCACGAGTTTGTGGCGGGTATGTCGGACAAGAAGATTGTGCAGTGGGATACGCGCGCCGGCAACGAGATTGTGCAAGAATATG ACCACCATCTCGCCGCCATCAACACAATCACATTCGTCGACGAAGGCCGCCGCTTCATGACGACATCAGACGACAAGTCCCTCCGCGCCTGGGACTACAACATCCCAGTCCCGATCAAGTACATCGCCGAGCCCTACATGTACCCAATGACGCGCGCAGCGCCGCACCCGAGCGGGAAATACGTCGCCTTCCAGTCGTCGGACAACCAGATTGTTGTGTACGGCGCCAACGACAAGTTCCGGCAGAACCGCAAGAAGTCGTACCGGGGCCACAACAACGCCGGCACGGCCATCGACGTCAGCGTCAGCCCCGACGGGCAGTTTTTGGCGAGCGGCGATACGCAGGGGTTCGTGTGCTTCTGGGACTGGAAGACGTGTAAGATGTATCATAAGCTCAAGGCGGGAGATCAGGCTGTCACGTGTGTCGCGTGGCATCCGCAGGAGACGAGCAAGTTTGTTTCGGCGGGGGCGGAGGGGGATATTCGGTATTGGGATTAA
- a CDS encoding kynurenine 3-monooxygenase, translating into MAKNQKVVVVGAGPVGSLAALYAAQRGYEVEIYELRADLRDPTTTLLNFTRSINLALSERGINAMRNAGQPKLLEHVFGATIPMRGRMIHGRTPKGDLYEASQDYDVHGRAIYAVDRAGLNKRMLDILEEMPNVKFFFNHKLTGADFKKCKAWFEDMTSGSATGRAKEIEIDFDFMIGADGAHSAVRYHLMKFAQMNYKQEYIDTLWCEFQIKPAKASSLDSKPQFRISPNHLHIWPGKEFMFIAIPSDDGSFTCTLFLPNNQTEALEQDPSSLPAFFDKHFPGVTDLIPAEDLIESFKRNPHLPLISIKCSPHHYDASAVLVGDAAHAMVPFYGQGMNAGLEDVRILFSILDKHRRLAEAQANDPSGSRADAADTYAAVAYHRGAALAEYTANRVPDAHSINDLALQNYVEMRASVLSPRYRLRKWLEEKMSVYAPGLGWQTKYARVSFGNERYSEVVAKSDHQGQVLMKTFEALVCSPLVVGAVFLWWKRPRVVVGAVQGVLRYLLRATEA; encoded by the exons ATGGCTAAGAACCAAAAGGTCGTCGTGGTCGGCGCCGGCCCCGTCGGCTCTTTGGCTGCGCTCTATGCAGCACAGCGCGGGTACGAGGTTGAGATCTACGAGTTGAGAGCCG ACCTCAGAGACCCCACAACAACTCTCTTAAACTTCACCCGTTCCATCAACTTGGCGCTTTCCGAGCGCGGCATCAACGCCATGCGCAATGCTGGCCAACCAAAGTTACTGGAACATGTCTTTGGCGCCACCATTCCTATGCGGGGGCGCATGATCCACGGCAGGACCCCGAAAGGTGATCTGTACGAGGCTTCGCAGGACTATGATGTCCACGGTAGA GCCATCTATGCTGTGGACCGCGCCGGCTTGAACAAGCGCATGCTCGACATCCTCGAAGAGATGCCGAACGTCAAATTCTTCTTCAACCACAAGCTCACTGGCGCAGACTTCAAGAAGTGCAAGGCCTGGTTCGAGGACATGACGTCCGGGTCGGCCACCGGCCGCGCCAAAGAGATTGAAATTGACTTCGACTTTATGATTGGTGCCGATGGCGCGCACTCCGCCGTCAGATATCACCTGATGAAGTTTGCTCAGATGAACTACAAGCAAGAGTACATCGACACCCTCTGGTGCGAGTTCCAGATCAAGCCTGCCAAAGCTTCCTCACTGGACAGCAAGCCGCAATTCAGAATCTCACCAAACCATCTGCACATCTGGCCTGGCAAGGAGTTTATGTTCATCGCCATACCCAGTGAT GACGGCTCCTTTACCTGCACGCTATTCCTCCCTAACAACCAAACAGAGGCTCTTGAACAAGACCCGTCAAGTCTACCAGCCTTCTTCGACAAGCACTTCCCGGGTGTAACAGACCTAATTCCAGCCGAAGACCTCATCGAGTCCTTCAAGCGGAACCCCCACCTGCCCCTGATCAGCATCAAGTGCAGCCCCCACCACTACGACGCCTCCGCCGTCCTCGTCGGCGACGCCGCGCACGCAATGGTCCCCTTCTACGGTCAGGGCATGAACGCGGGCCTGGAAGACGTCCGCATCCTCTTCTCCATCCTCGACAAGCACCGCCGGCTGGCGGAGGCCCAAGCCAACGACCCGTCAGGAAGCCGAGCAGACGCCGCGGACACCTACGCAGCCGTCGCCTACCACCGCGGCGCGGCGCTGGCCGAGTACACGGCGAACCGCGTGCCCGACGCGCACTCCATCAACGACCTGGCGCTGCAAAACTACGTCGAGATGCGCGCCTCGGTGCTCTCGCCGCGCTACCGCCTGCGCAAGTGGCTGGAGGAGAAAATGTCGGTGTACGCTCCTGGGCTGGGATGGCAGACCAAGTACGCGCGTGTCAGCTTCGGCAACGAGCGGTACTCTGAGGTCGTGGCCAAGAGCGACCACCAGGGCCAGGTGCTGATGAAGACTTTTGAGGCGCTGGTGTGCAGCCCGCTCGTTGTCGGGGCCGTGTTCTTGTGGTGGAAGAGGCCGCGGGTTGTTGTTGGTGCTGTGCAGGGGGTTTTGCGGTATTTGCTGCGGGCGACGGAGGCGTGA